A region of the Muricauda sp. MAR_2010_75 genome:
GTTCTTTTACCAAATCAAATGCAGTTGTTCCCGTTTGGCGATAAATCAACTTCACCAAAATCTGACCTTCGGTACGGGTTAATTTTTTAAGCTCTTCTGAAAATTCCTCCTCAATAAATTTTTGCACCTTTCGGGTATATCGGCGTTGATGTCGTCTTTTTTTAATGTGATCCAAACTATCGTTCAGTTCCACCAAACGTTCTGCGGCCAATTTGGCATACGGATACACTTTTAAGGTTTTTCTGCGTAGTATAAAGTATCGAAGCCGCTCATTCCTATCAGCAAAATCCAGCTTACCAAAGAGGTAGACCTCTTCCAGTTCAATGGAGCTGTGAAGAATGGAATCTCCTTCAAACCGAACGTAATAATCTGTAATGGAATCGTTGGGGTTCAGCACAGAATCATTTTCAATTTCCTGTGAAAATCCCAATGCATAAAATGCCAAAAAAATAACAAGAAAGCATGTACGGCTCATCCGGTTCATTTCTCAAAAGTCTTGCCAAATGTAAAGATAAAGGTAAGATTTGGTTATTAAATAAAAGTGAATATTAGTATGTTTGTGGACTAAATTAATCACATGGCAGCAGGAAAAATTATCAATGAGAAATCGCTTACGTTCCTTGAAAAATATTTAAACAATGCCTCCCCAACGGGTTATGAATGGGAAGGACAGAAAATTTGGATGGAGTACCTAAAACCGTATGTGGATGACTTCATTACGGACACCTACGGAACCGCGGTTGCTGTTATCAATCCTGAGGCAAAATACAAAGTGGTTATTGAGGGGCATTCCGATGAGATTTCTTGGTACGTCAATTATATTACTGACAATGGTTTGCTCTATGTTATTAGAAATGGAGGTAGTGATCATCAAATTGCACCTTCCAAATGGGTGAACATCCATACCAAAAATGGCATTGTTAAGGGTGTCTTTGGGTGGCCGGCTATCCATACTAGGGACAAGGCCAAGGAGGAAACCCCAAAAATTGAGAATATTTTTATCGATATAGGAGCCAAGGACAAGGAAGAGGTGGAGAAAATGGGCGTTCATGTAGGCTGTGTAATTACCTACCCTGATGAATTCCATGTGTTGAACAAGGACAAATTCGTTTGCCGTGCACTGGACAACCGGGTTGGTGGCTTTATGATTGCCGAAGTGGCCCGTTTGCTGCATGAAAACAAAAAAGAGTTGCCATTTGGGCTATACATTACCAATTCAGTACAGGAGGAAATTGGATTGCGAGGTGCCGAGATGATTACCCAGACCATAAAGCCCAATGTGGCCATCGTAACAGATGTGTGCCATGACACTACCACCCCAATGATCGACAAAAAGAAAGAAGGTGAGACCATGATTGGGTCGGGGCCCGTAGTTTCTTATGCTCCAGCGGTACAGAACAAGCTTCGTGAACGCATTTTGGAAACCGCCGAGGCCAAAAAAATACCATTCCAGCGTTTGGCAGCTTCCCGCTATACAGGTACAGACACCGATGCCTTCGCCTACAGCAATGGTGGTGTGGCCTCTGCCCTGATTTCCCTACCGTTACGTTATATGCATACTACGGTTGAGACAGTACACAAGGATGATGTTGAAAATGTGATCCGTTTGATCTACGAAACACTTTTGACGATCAAAGAGGGTGAGACGTTCAGTTATTTTGATTAAAAATATCCGTTCAATCTGTCATTTCGAAGGAATTTGTGACTGAGAAATCTGAACCCATATTGAGTACATCTTAATTTTTTTAGATTTCTCAATCGATACTTCGTATCTCATTTCGAAATGACAATACGTAAAACTTGTCATGCTGAACCTGTTTCAGCATCTCATACCTATTTTCCAAAATTAATGGGACCCTGAATCAAGTTCAGGGTGACGAATTGCTATTTTTGTGTTATGGATGAATGGGTAGACATTTTGGATGCAAACGGAAAACCAACAGGAGAATCCTGTTTAAAATCCGAAGCGCACCAAAAAGGGCTGTTACATCCTACCGTTCATGTTTGGCTGTATACCAAAGACGGCAGGGTACTCATTCAACAACGTGGAAAGCACAAAGATACGCATCCATCCCTTTGGGATGTTTCCGTAGCGGGACATGTGTCATCGGGAGAGGATATAAAAACCGCTGCAGTACGCGAAGTTGAAGAGGAGGTTGGGCTGGCCATTTCCGAACAGGATTTGGAACCCATCGCCACTTTTAAGGCAATACATAAGATTTCCGAAGACTTTACCGATGCCGAATTTCACCATGTGTTTTTAAGTGAATTGAAAGAGCCCTTAAATCGTTTGACAAAACAAGACTCTGAAGTGGATGCCTTGGATTTGGTTCCCCTACTCCAATTTGCTGAAGAAACCTGGGGCATGGCAAATACCGGGAAATACGTTCCCCACGGTGTTGATTACTACAAAACCATCATCAAAGAAATTAAAAAGCGGCTTTAACGGTTTCGGCGAACTGTTCGGCTTCATCCAAGTTGTAGGCTTTTTGGTCTCCCGTTTTCATGTTTTTCACCACAAAAATACCTTGGGAAAGCTCTTGTTCCCCTAAAAGAATTACGTAAGGCACTCCCCTCTTATCGGCATATTTAAACTGCTTCTGCACTTTGGTATCCGTAGGATACAAATCGGCACGAAGCCCAGTTTTTCTTAGGGATGACACCAATTTGAGACCGGCCAAACCTTCTCCTTTCCCGAAATTAAGACAAAGTACGTCCAAAGATGTATCCAGACTGTCAGGAAACAAGTTCAATTCCTCCAAGACCAGATAGATTCGGTCCAACCCGAAGGAAATACCAACACCACTCACATCTTTCAAGCCAAAAATACCGGTAAGGTCATCGTAACGACCACCGCCACCAATGGAACCCATACTAACACCTTCTGGTGCAGACACCTCAAAAATGGCCCCTGTGTAGTAGTTGAGGCCTCGGGCCAAAGTTACATCCAATTGCAAGCTTGTGGATTGTAATCCAACCGCTTCCACCGTAGTAATGATTTCTTCCAAATCGGCCACTCCTTGTTGCCCGATTTCAGAATCGGAGAGTAATATTTTTAATTCCGCCAGTTGTTCAGAAGCCGAACCTGACATGGAAAACAGGGGCTGGGCCTTGGCGATGGCAGTTTCAGATATGCCCTTTTCCAACATTTCGGCCTTAACCTTCTCCTCTCCTATTTTATCAAGTTTGTCCAAAGCGACAGTGAAATCTATTAAGAGATGCTTGGCACCGATGACTTCAGCAATGCCGGAAAGAATTTTTCGGTTATTGATTTTGATGGTGGCACCCTTCAGACCCAAATCGGTGAAGACGGCATCGTACAGTTGTACAAATTCCACTTCTTGTAATAGGGAATCCGCCCCAACCACATCGGCATCACATTGGTAAAACTCACGAAAACGCCCTTTTTGCGGCCGGTCTGCCCGCCAAACGGGTTGTATTTGATAACGTTTAAAGGGAAAATCAATCTCATTCTGGTGCATTACCACATAGCGCGCAAAAGGAACCGTAAGATCGTAACGGAGTGCCTTTTCGGAAATTTTAGGAGTCAGTGAAGCAGAATTTTTGGAGCTATAAGTCACATCATCCACTTTAGAAATAAAATCCCCAGAATTCAAGATCTTAAAAATCAAGCGGTCTCCCTCATCCCCATATTTTCCCATCAACGTCTCCGAATTTTCAAAAGACGGGGTCTCTATCGGCTGGAAACCATAGGCTTCAAAATGCTTTTTTATGGTCTGGATGATATAGTTGCGCTTGGCCACTTCTGCTGGCGAAAAGTCTCGGGTTCCTTTGGGTATGGATGGTTTCTGTGCCATGAAATCTTAAATTCTCGTGCAAATATAAGGGGTTTGTTAATTGTATTAAGTGAGGTAGCTGTCATTTCGAACGAATGTGAGAAATCTGTTCGAATTTGAGATTTCTCGTCGCTCATACTTCGCTCTGTCTAAATGACTAGGATTGATAGATGTCATGCTGAACGAAGTGAAGCATCTCAAAAAAATTAGATTCTTCAATCGAAGTGCTCTTTCAGAATGACATTTTGTACTTGAACTTGTTCTTAAACTTGAGTTTTTATCACTCCATAATCTGCTCAAACCACTGGTAGAGCTCTCCTTTGGTAATGACCGCACCTTGTTTGATGATTTCAAACTTGTCTGCATTCTTATCCTCTCCATAGGCCTTTGAAGCGGTGAGGTATTCCACAAAATCAGACTGGAAATTCCGTTTGAACC
Encoded here:
- the hisS gene encoding histidine--tRNA ligase, which codes for MAQKPSIPKGTRDFSPAEVAKRNYIIQTIKKHFEAYGFQPIETPSFENSETLMGKYGDEGDRLIFKILNSGDFISKVDDVTYSSKNSASLTPKISEKALRYDLTVPFARYVVMHQNEIDFPFKRYQIQPVWRADRPQKGRFREFYQCDADVVGADSLLQEVEFVQLYDAVFTDLGLKGATIKINNRKILSGIAEVIGAKHLLIDFTVALDKLDKIGEEKVKAEMLEKGISETAIAKAQPLFSMSGSASEQLAELKILLSDSEIGQQGVADLEEIITTVEAVGLQSTSLQLDVTLARGLNYYTGAIFEVSAPEGVSMGSIGGGGRYDDLTGIFGLKDVSGVGISFGLDRIYLVLEELNLFPDSLDTSLDVLCLNFGKGEGLAGLKLVSSLRKTGLRADLYPTDTKVQKQFKYADKRGVPYVILLGEQELSQGIFVVKNMKTGDQKAYNLDEAEQFAETVKAAF
- a CDS encoding M42 family metallopeptidase, whose protein sequence is MAAGKIINEKSLTFLEKYLNNASPTGYEWEGQKIWMEYLKPYVDDFITDTYGTAVAVINPEAKYKVVIEGHSDEISWYVNYITDNGLLYVIRNGGSDHQIAPSKWVNIHTKNGIVKGVFGWPAIHTRDKAKEETPKIENIFIDIGAKDKEEVEKMGVHVGCVITYPDEFHVLNKDKFVCRALDNRVGGFMIAEVARLLHENKKELPFGLYITNSVQEEIGLRGAEMITQTIKPNVAIVTDVCHDTTTPMIDKKKEGETMIGSGPVVSYAPAVQNKLRERILETAEAKKIPFQRLAASRYTGTDTDAFAYSNGGVASALISLPLRYMHTTVETVHKDDVENVIRLIYETLLTIKEGETFSYFD
- a CDS encoding DUF4294 domain-containing protein is translated as MSRTCFLVIFLAFYALGFSQEIENDSVLNPNDSITDYYVRFEGDSILHSSIELEEVYLFGKLDFADRNERLRYFILRRKTLKVYPYAKLAAERLVELNDSLDHIKKRRHQRRYTRKVQKFIEEEFSEELKKLTRTEGQILVKLIYRQTGTTAFDLVKELRSGWRAFWYNTTASLFKISLKEEFHPESIHEDYLIEDILQRAFAANQLERQKSVLDYDYAQLSNKWKNASPESKN
- a CDS encoding NUDIX domain-containing protein, which codes for MDEWVDILDANGKPTGESCLKSEAHQKGLLHPTVHVWLYTKDGRVLIQQRGKHKDTHPSLWDVSVAGHVSSGEDIKTAAVREVEEEVGLAISEQDLEPIATFKAIHKISEDFTDAEFHHVFLSELKEPLNRLTKQDSEVDALDLVPLLQFAEETWGMANTGKYVPHGVDYYKTIIKEIKKRL